A window of Caldalkalibacillus thermarum genomic DNA:
TCCATGGCGTAAGAGTCCAGCGATCCACTCGGCATCCTTTACATCTGTTTTGCGACCAGGCACATTTTTGATATGTTTGGCATTGACCACTAAAATCTTGATGTCTTCCATCTCCAACAGGTTATAAATTGGCTTCCAGTAGGAACCTGTACTTTCCATGGCCACGTGAGTGACGCCATGNTAGGCACATTTTTGATATGTTTGGCATTGACCACCAAAATCTTGATGTCTTCCATCTCCAACAGGTTATAAATTGGCTTCCAGTAGGAACCTGTACTTTCCATGGCCACGTGAGTGACGCCATGCGCCTTGATCCAGTCTACAAGCATAAGCAAGTCTTCAG
This region includes:
- a CDS encoding IS110 family transposase, giving the protein MLVDWIKAHGVTHVAMESTGSYWKPIYNLLEMEDIKILVVNAKHIKNVPXMASLTWPWKVQVPTGSQFITCWRWKTSRF